agattatttataATAGATTGTTTGATAGAAAAATTTGTATGATCAATTGGAATAAATATACACGATATTTTCAACTTACAAACTTAGTGTGGTCCATTTAACTAGTAACATATAGTTAGATACTAGGAGTTTTCTACTTGATAAAAATTGACCTTGTTATATCAATGCCTTTGAAAATTGGGTTCACTAATATACGCCTCTTTGAAAACTAAGTTTATAAACCTTGATCAACAAGGTAAATGGACCATGGCTTCTTTGATGATCTActttttttagattaaaaaagaaGCTTAGCTTAATATAATCATTGGTGTCACAATTCCAAAATCTTGAATTGTTTTTCAAGCATTTCACTTTAATTCGGAAcacatttttttcattcaaGTAGGTGAAGTAATCATGTGCTTATGAGCATTGTAGCCAAAAGCATGATAATTTGGGTACTGGCCCATGGTGTTTTTGTTGTCTCACTAAAGAGGATCAACAAATGACAACTAATctcttatgtttatttatttaattatctaaGTGGTTTTAATTTTGGCCGGTGTGATTTTACACAAATATCTTGTGTAGCAAGTCAATATTAAAGTTTTGACCATGGAATATTGGTGCACAATAAAGTATTCCAAAAACAAGCTAATAGTTGGTCATTCAAGAAAATCTACCGAtcgataaaatattttatcagtttttttattaatatcagCCTATGCAATTGAAatgtgtgtttttatttttttttataaaaaaactcaattcTTATATTGATAAGGAAAGAAACtttataaaaagatatatttttcatttattaattttataaagttgtgttagttttaattcaaattttaaaattattcaattgaATCGCCTAATATTTATATACACgcatcaaatttaataatattgaacatgaatgagtaaaaaaaactcaaattttatattaataagagatagaattaaaaaattaatataaaatatctacTTAGGCTACTAAAAACAATGCCTAGTcctaaaacaaattattatttttgaactaaCCTAAAAGGCTAAAACAAATTATTGAATCCATACACAAATATTTGTATTTCCAAAATTTTAGGAAATCCCGTCTGTGTTATTGGACTAGATATTCTATATTTTTAGGATGAAAAGTTACAAATCATGgtgatatacatatataaaaatagtcCTGTTTTTATAGGGTGTCGTTTTGTGTTGAGAAATTGAAATGAGATGATGTACCTGAATTTGTAAGAATTGTATAACTGGATGCATGTGTTGCCAAAATTGGATGTCACAGTTTGATAAAAAAGGATCGCATATTCTTCAATCTTGAACCTACTATAGTTGCAATATGCAATATTCTACTTATTTTTTATgcttttgtttcttttcataTTCTTTAGTCTTATCAAAATCAACCAATTGGCCAAAAGAGAAACCAAAAAGATAACAATCACCCTTTCAATTCAACACCCTAAATTATTGAACATCTATGTGTATGCTAGTTCAGTATAAATATCTTGAaaactatatttattaaaaggAGTAGATTATCTATTACAACTTATATGTCGGGGAAAAAAAACTATTCTCACAAGTAGTAACGGAAAACACAACTCAATTGAAGAACGTAGTTAGTCAAAAATCacgtgatatatttttttaataaactaaaatctattaataatacttatttagaCTAAAATATGCTAttcaaataagaaaatattgTATTAACATTAATTGTAAGAGAGTTTAAGATCTTGAATAAAACTTCGCAATTTACTAAGGGTCAAGATTAATATCACCTTAAACATctaacaaatacaaataaaactaTTCATAATTAATGATTACAAAACAATTAAGGAGATTGATCTGCTATTGAGACAAATTTGCTATAACCCCATAAATAAAATCACCTCTGTTTTCGCTAGAGGGAGAATGTACAGAGCCACATAGGAGAGTTTATGGGGTATtgttatcatttatatttttcaactaagggtattttagttatttcatttattaaaaaataatttttttggcaGAGTGGACAGGCTGCGGTCTTCTTGTGTCTGCACAATGCTTCGCCACTGCTTTCGGTGTGTCAATTACATAACTTTTCATTTTGTGTAttgtatattttgtattttgtattttttttttttaaaaaacacataaagATTTTAGCGCGCCAAAGACTAAtcactcacattataataaataatttcaaattcttTTACACCTACTAAATAAGTAATTCATGGAAAAAATCAACATGAATGTTAATCTGATTAAAGAATGCTAATAGAACATACTTTCATAAAAAAGacaatcaacaaataaatattgCAACGATTCTATTGCACAACACCCAATAACATACATCCAAGCCTTTATAACTAATATACAAAGTTAAATTAGATTAGACTTTGTAAACAACCAATCATTGAATAACCttcatacaaaaatatattatttctcATGTTTCTCTATCTTATTACATATGTCATATGGTGCCTCAAAATTAAGTGTTTTTTTAACTAAGAgtactaaattttaaaaattaacttcatttaattttttgatataattaaaaaactatatttttgtttataagcAAAATATATTAACGTGAGTATAAAGAGCTCTCAAAATTCATTACAAATTAAACTCTACATGTTTTGAATACAACTATGGATTATTATAcgaatatgaaaaaaaaaaccagatTTTTCTTTCTCCCATCGCCATTAATAATCCACAGCCAAGACAATCTTTTAATTTGTTCTACCATTTctaaaaactacattttttaaaCTATCATTTGTTTTCATTTAATATTGTATGAAAGTTATTGAATAGTACTTTGAGAACAATGTAATTAAATAGGGtaaaattaattagattttgtttgtaatttggtccagtaaatatgtttttatttttttatatatttgagtctgtttttatttttaatatatgcatccaaaataacgaaaattaagtcaatttttttttagacgGTAAAAGAGTAAGTGCGTGTTAAAAAGAGTAAGTGTGTGTTTAGTTGAATAGTAATTAGATTTTAAATTCCCTTACTATAATTTTTAGAAACTCGAATGCATAATTTATATCCTACtataatttatgtttgaatatatgaatttttaaaaaatgataaataataaatttgaaaaaaaaggaaataattaaaaattataactatagattaaaataaattctaaaaataaaataaaggctattgaagaaagaaaataattgaTAGACACTTATGCATTTTATCAATcatttgagaaagaaaaaatagataataaaatatgtaatatgtTGGTGATgtgattgaagaaaatatttaaaaaaaaattaaaatattgaatttatataaaaagaaaattataaaatgttgaTAGAAGAACAACCCAAAATAGTGCAACTACTAAACGACAATGTAACAATTGCTTTTGAGTTGTCAGGGTCCAATAACAACTCCATATGCAAAGAGCAGTCACATTGGATTGGGCCAAACTCACTATGCGACAAAATGTGTTATTCATTCAATGAACGTAGTGTCGTTTGTCCCTAAAAAAAGAGATCAACCATTGTGTCGTGGCAACGCCGTGGCGAACCCAACACTGCCATTAGATTTGACATGTTTAAACGATaacttattaaataaaaaatcattttaattttatttattattataagtaaaGTTAACtattcttaaattatttaatattactatttttaatatattttttatttattttaaaatatttaatattgatagttgaatgtttgatattaaaaattgataatttaataaatttgatttgtgttgtatataaaatttataaaactaattacATTAAACTACTTTTCATAATACTTGTGAAagtaattctttttttattttgtaatagaGATTGGTAagagtattttattattgtGACATCAGAAAAGATATTTTgctattatgaatatttttataaattataattaaaaaaattgaattataaattataaaaatcaattaatgtattataaaattattttagaaataattttattttctgtgatgtttgatattaattgaaaaacaatcgattcatcaatgaataaacattttattaaaaatataaaacttcgtgaaaatatatttatagagcAAAAAGTAGTGTAAAGGTATAATAGATTAACATGACATATCAAATATATTGATACTTTAAGAAAATtacttattatttatattactctaagatattattaaaagtaaaaataaaaagaaaaatacaatatagagcaaaatttatatttagagaAATTCACCAATGATcattaataatgtaaaatttcaaattaataattttatctaCATATTAATTACActgtccaaaaaaaaaatatgatataataaatttcattttttaaacataattatgttatttattttcaagAAGCCAGTAACACGCAAAATCTGTAGTTCTAAAGAGTAAAATAgattcttctttttgttttgaagCTTTAAAGTGAAAAACTAACTTAGTAACACGCAAAGTCGGTATTTAATGGTAGTTTGGCAAACTTTTATTTTCACTGATTCATTCTAAATTTTTGCGAGCCTctttttattctaaatttaatatgGAATGATTTTATGTAATTTAGTTATTTTGGAAGTTTCCGtacaatatttgtttaaaaggAGTTTTCTtacccaaaaaaattaaatattgaaaagaaatagaataaaataaaggaaGCTTGTTGGTTGGTGGTGACTGTTTTGTTACTTGTTTTTAATGGTGGTTGAGAAAaggcaaaagaaaaaaataaggaaACGAACAAATGGAAATACAGATACAACAACAACTACTTTGGGGACCAGGCCCCAAGTGTCACTTACCACACGTGGCCTTTTTGGAGAATGGACAAAACCTTTCAAACCATAGGGTACCATTCAACCATATATATACGCTCCTTAGCTGACCCGTCACCCTTGTTGACGTGCCCCTCCTCATTCCCATATATTTATTTGGTATATCCGCTTTTATAATCATTTACTAATATCACAAATGTTATAATGCTAAAatcatgtatttaattttttttaaagtttaaaagttGTTTTTCATCAGCACAAAATTTCTATCTTTAAATTCTATTTGAATTTTAccaattacaaaatatattggAGGGAGAATGTTTGTTAGCGATCTTCTAGAACAAAATAAGACATTTAGTCAAAAGGAAGAGGTACCGTAATATGCCTTTTATATTAAACACATAACGGTGCCCATGTGCTTTAGGTAACAGAATAGTATGCAGTGTTGATAATTAAACAGAACGGGACATTCGGTTTGGGATTACAATTGCTGCTAAGAAATAATAACGGTGTTGGTGGGAAATTCCTAGTATGTATTATGCtaatctcaaaaataaaataatcgggcattcatataaaaataaaccaGAATAAGTCCCAAAAAATAGATATATACCAgatttcatcaaaataaatatactagatcatgtagaaaaaaaaaaacagaagacCACTACATTAACATTTTAGGATCAAGAAACAGGATCCAATTCCACAACATTGGTACTAGCCTAGGCCAAACTTGTATTGATGTTTCTTCTCCTGTCTCCTATGTACTCTGAATATACGTCCATATTGATAAATCAGGAGATGTAAAATATACATCTGAATTGaccaatgaaaataaaatttgaagacCTTTGAAAAGACTTCCATGAGAAAAGAAATTGCACAATTCGTATAATGATATAGGACTTCACCAAGACAAAGAAGCAAGGTTGTCCCTTGTCGGCCCATAAGACACTGCTAGAACTGAGTTTAACAAAGACTAGACCGTGTTgaccaaaagaaaaacaaagactGGACCGTCAGGTGCAGGCTAAAAAACTGTGGGGTGGGGGTGACGCAGTAAATAACAATCAATCTCTCACAAGTCGAGTATATACCACAAAATATGACAGGTAGACACAAGAAAATTCAGAggtaatattataattaaatgtatgtattttgcattttgcaATACCATACAATGAAACATACTAAATTGAAGATGAATCCATTTAGCCTTGTCTGATTGTCTCTCCCCCACGTACTCTAGTTGTCAACGAGAAAAGGTTGTTAAACAGAACAACATAGATGCGTGGAGAACAAAGAGGGAATTGCATGTAGCACTGCTGGAAACAAACATTTGTTTAAGGACGGTGTGATTTTGCTATATGAAGACTTGGTTGCTATTATAACGAAGTGATGGAGACCAATCCACAAAGTGTGAGGCTTAGACAATAACATATATGGGTTCAATGGCTTTTTAGTGCTCGCGGTGTACGATGGAGCCACAATAGGGTGCTCCAACATGACTCGCATGTCGTGGTATGTACATGAGCTCGAGCTCCCGATTCTCCAGTATGACCATCAAAACCAATCGGAGTCGGTATTACTCTCTAGTCGGCTGTGTCAGTGGCCCCATGCAGAGGGCAAAATGCTTGAGTGGTTTAATTTCAGTTCTTGGTTAATTTTTGGCTATTGAAGTGTTGTTGATTCATAAGATAACAAATTATTTGCATATGTCAATCAGAACCATAACTGAAAGAAACATCTCAAATCTTATTAGCAAATGGGCTTCTACTTAAACATATTCAAGTTCAGATAATTCATTGTATTTAACTCTGCCAAGCAACTCACAAAAACCATTGCTGCATACAGGGAAGGATGGGATACAACACAAGTGAACTTCTAGCCCTCAGTTAATTCTCTTtttgcaaaaacaaaaaaggcCGTGAATTTATTGgctttaaaaaagaaaatgaaatgatATCGCTGGAGATATGAAATGACAATAAAAAAGAGTCAAACTAAAATAAGTCCATTGTACTTGACTGGTGCAAATGACAAACGTCAATGTGATGAAAAAGGATCGGAGGTATCCAGAGCCAATGACTTCCTCTTTTCATGTAAAGTCAAGAACTGTTATCTGCACTGGCTAAACATTTCCAATATGGTTTTTCACAACAAAAGGCTACTTACTACATAGAAACTAATCATGCTTTGATGGGCTCACGCGGCCTCCATAATCCCAGCCTAAACTTGTGTGCATATTTCAATATTAGCTTCCTCTGCAAAACAGAAACTAGTTGTGAGAAGTTTGCAAGTGGATTAGCTAATTGCATGCCATGTGGgcaaaaacaatcaaattaatgtCAGCTTAAAATCAATGTAACATTATATAAACCCCAATCCTACCAAAAGTGGAAAGTTCATTGAACTCCCGGAGTCCCGGTCTACAAGTCGTGGGATTGAAAAAGAAAACTGTATCACAAGAAGTGACTGCTATGGCATGGATTCATTTTATTTCCAACATTAGAGTCGACGACAGACCTCAGACTTATCTGATGCACATGCATCCTGGATGTACAATTGTAAGATACAAAATAATCTGGCATCTAATTCTAAGATTCTCTTGTGCTTGCTATTTAAAAATGGTAAATTAAGCTCATAGTCTATCCCTGCTGCAATTGATGGAAATCATATGGCTATAGACGTCTAAGTTGCTGGTGATATAATTATATACCTGCAGAATAAATATGGGGCATATGAGTACATGAAATGCCTATAAAGCATTTATATAGAGGGAGTAAAATAGGAAAGGAAGGAGAAGGAATTGAAGCTCGTGAAGGATAGATGGCAGTTAAGGAGGTAGGAGAGGAAATGTGGGATGCACAAATAACTAACAGGATAGGTGGCAGCATGGGATTGGGAGCGAGAAATATTGAATTAGAGGTACTCGTGCATAAACAGGGGAGTCATGGAATGGGATGGCAGGTTTTGCACGAAGTAAGAGAGACTGAGCAGCAGAATTATTCTTATGTCAGTAGAGAGATATTCCTACTCTGGGAGATAGTGCTTTCTATGTTATTTTTCCATCTCCAAGTAGAATTCTCTCCATCCACAGTTTACCTATGTTGTCAGTCTAAGATAGCGGAGCGCCGGACAGATAGCAGGACGACTGCTATTGCGAAGccaaaaaatagtatataaactaaacataaaatacaaatagtatacaaaaatactaaaaaaatagcaaaatacacaaaattaaaGGAGTGATCATACTTAATAACCAAAATCAAGTTCTAATAGTAATTAAAATCAAGTTCTAATGGTAATTAAAGCAGTTTCTTTATCAAGATGTTGAACCAACCCCATCGTgggtttataataataataagaagaagaaattaGGGCTTAAGTGGGTGCGAAATGACTCAAATATCCTTAatgatgaataaaaaaataaaataaaaaagtctgTGTTTTTTAAAAAGCCCTAGAGCGGGTCCCATAACGGTTCGGGCTGGGATAGTACTGAGAAATTCATCCTCCATCTTCCATATTAGCACTAACATGTGTaattttcttgtagcaatttaaTACCAGCATAGAGGCTTAATAAAATATCAAGAAGGGGCGtggagaaataaaaaattgcagTAGGCTTTGAGATGGGATTTTTTTACCTAACCAGAAAAGGTTGCAAGTGTCCATAAGTCCTAACTCAAGTGGCAAAATgccgatattgttaggttggacATCATGTCCCGGGTTCGAACCCGAGACTTCGCAGTTGTGCGTGTGAGTTTCTGATAGTATTTACCATCTCACCTAtgaaccaaaaagaaaaagCTACTGGTTTCAAAAGTGAGATATACTTCAGAAacatatttttgtcaaaatcaacTATATTAAAAGCTTAAATTGTTAAGGGAGGGCTCCCGAATGTGTTGTCATGCCTACGACAATTTATTTTGTAAGACACGAGAAGCAACATACAGAGTCCTAAACTCTCTGCATGCCTTTAATGATCTTAACATCAAAACCCTCGATTTTgataattctaaaaaaaatcagagTCATCCAATTCCATTTTAAAGTTACAATACAATGTAAGTCATAAGATGCATAAGGCAGAGTTATTCAATTTCGTTATTAGTTACAACATAAGATACAAAAACCAGAGTCATCCAGTTTTGTTTTTAAGTTACAATGCCAGTCATAAGATTTATTTATGGACCCCATAGTTATAACACAGCCCCGCCTGCTGAattaattaagaagaaaaaaagggaACAACAATCAACCACGGCTTAAACTAATAACAGTTAACAATCCTATCCAACGGTTTTATCAGGCCCTCTTACACTAGCATTCTTTTGCTCCATAAGTTGTACCTTCTTCTCCAAAGGTGATCCTATCAGGAGAATAGCCTAGTTCTTATAGTGGCTAATattcaaaagatattttaacTCCCAATTCCCCAAATTTTATACACAGAGGCAAAAAAATTACACTATTCACGAGGATTACAAAATTCGGCAAGACTAAATCATTTACCACAATTCATAACACAATGAGCAAAACaaaagagtttaattttgattcacGGTTGGTGTAAAAAGTTTTGCACCATCTATAAATCACAATTTATCATATATGACTTAtgaaataattatgattaaagtgaaatacaaaactaattaaattactaAGTATGAGACAGGGCGAAGAATCATAAAAACACTTGCACTTGTAAATTGTAATAATGTAAATAAACAACAACAGCAAATAATTATGCAGAATAACGGAATAGCATAGAAAGTTTGAAAGGAGTAAGTATTACATGTTTGCAAGGAATACCGAGCTTCTTGAGTTTAAGTGTTCGAGTTTCAAGAAGCTTCTGGAAGTCACCAATTTCGGAATCAAGCTTAGCAACATGAGATTCAACTCCATTTCCAATTCCGGTTAAAAACTCCGGTATTCCAACCTTGACTGCAAATTGTAACGTAACAATCGATGAGTATCAAAAGAGGGAATAGAAAAGGTGTAAAGTAAGGGGAAAGAGGAAGAAGTGTTATTACCAACGTAGGGTGTTGATTTGGAAAAGGATCTAGAAGAGAAGTAATTCGAAGAAGGCGGGAGTGTGGAGATTGAATTAACACCTCCGTTTCTGAGGACTCTCTGTAACTGCAACCATGCCGTGGCCATGTTGATTTTGATCTTTCACCCTAATATTGCTTGTCTTTCGACGCCGGAGGCTAAACCAGGGTATATGGAGTTCAAAACCCCGCCGTTAAACTAAACGACGTTCTGTTATAGTAAACCACGTCGTTTCGATATGTTGATCTTTCATAAGGTCTTGCTATGACGGCCCAAATTTACATTTTGGCCCACTAATCATAACGAATAATTGTTAAATGTACcccacaaaaatatattatacccCTGCATTGTTTCCTTAATATCCTCGGTCTCTCGTGTTAAAGTTAAATTGAGTGAGATTGTTGTAAGTCTATTGAGACTCCAGAAAATAAGTTGTGAGTGTAATGTGGCTGAGAAATTATAGATTGTAAGAGATCCAGtttgatcaaagaaaaacttTGAAGAATATAATGTTCTCAAGAGAGAAAAATCTCATCAAAATGTGAGTACTCAATGTAATCTATTGTTTGGTTGGAGGaaccattaaaaatatttatgtgccGTCTATTTATCTCTcgtttattatttctttatctccacaaatttatacatattttacattgattaaaagaaaagttgtttAGGATGATCTTTATTATCTTCTTATTTAACACCACtccatatttttctaaaaagttGTCTTTAGAAAGGGTATTAACTTAAAAGTGCAcggattaaaataaaataaaaaatcgcAATTTAATCTCCACtttcttattattattcttttcatTTTGACTTAGCTAATTAAACACACATTTTatgttactaaaattgaaaatagtgAATCTGTGGACAAGTTTACAACACTCGAGACCAAACTCtcctagtttttttttttacaataaaaaaacatgGTGTTCCATAGAAAGTAGATaaatactttgaattttttttttctttgtagaAGATATAATAAATACCACCGTAAACTCACACATAACCACAAGATCCCGAATTTGAACCTTAGACAAAATGTCAAACCTAATCgtttcaatatttatttgttaagttatgacttaagaaagtaaaatttatgatttcaactatttatttgataatttgatatgCCACGTATGATAAGTgtgtatgaaaataaaaattattaaaatgggtctattatttaaataaagacAATATTGATTTTTACAAGAGAATCTTTacaataaagataaaaatgacaCGTGTCATTATATACCATATAACACTATAATCTGTGAAACatcatattttattgattttttttttctttttcataaagaaatagtaatgctctttaaataaatcttaatcaccaattaataaaaaaaattgactaaatACCAATTAAACTCTTAAATTTGACGTACAAAAAACTCTTGAGTGGTTTAGTGAATAGTGAGGTCACGCTTTAAACATTGAGTTAGCTCGCTTTGACCACTTCGTTCTTTGCTGAAGTACTCCCTATAGCATAGATCCACCCATCCAAACAAACCTAGATTTCCTCAACATTGTCTTGTCCGCCCAATCGAGATCCCTCCTAAAATCCACGAATCTCAAAAATAAAGTAGTACGACGCATCTGGATTAGAAATTGGTTTTGAGGGTTTGAGACAAATTCAAACACTGTTTTCCACTTCTGTTTTTCATAATACAGTATTGAAAAGCGCACAAAGTTGTCATCAAAATTTTGAGAACAACTCAAACCCATAGTAGCAACAATTTTAAGCATTGCTGGTGTGAATCATTTTCTATTATCACTATCCAAATTTACGAttacaagataaaaaaaaaatgaaaagactAATCCTCCTAATACGAATAAGAAAGGGAAAAACAAGTCATAGAATAAATAGTTGGCCGCCAGATTCACATGCATCGGTTTCACTGGAAAACAACTTGTTGGTGTTGTTAATGAGATCAGATGGTGCAGCCGTAGgataagaagaagaagcaaagcATAGAGACAAGAGCAACGGACTCGAACGCCGTCACGATCCCCCACAAAAACTCGTCCACAATGGAGATACTCATGAGCTCCGACCACCGCGTCGTCACTGATAACTTCAACATAACCCAACGGAATACTGATGTCATTCTTTCCTTTCCTctattttgtgtcaaataaaataagcaTGGGGGATGGGATTCAGTTATTTATTGGAAGATTTTGTTCACCTTGCGCTACTCACTCCCGTCTAACTAGTAATACTAgtacttctattttttttgttacaaacttagtaacattattatttttttgtgtgtggaGAATTTCAATATCAAACTTAAATATCTTTATATCAGTGTTGATGCAGTTGAAACGCagtcaaaaataattattttatcttttctttttattaaatttattgtatgtttttatttttttattaaataaattatatttatttattcaaataaaaaatgtctaGAATAACCATTCGCGTAGATATCTAATATtgataatatcaaaataattgtttGAATTTGTACTAAATCAAAActaatatatcaatttaaatcagatgaatattatattaagaCGACGAACAAAACAACTAAATGTACATACAAATCACCTAGATAAAACACACCTATGATTGCCACTATCACCATTTTAACTACATTGACCACCACTTTAACTACCATCCATATATTATTTCGACCATCGTCTAACACCATTCTAGCCTCTCTATCAACCATTTGTCTAGCACCACTTTTACCACTACATTATCTTTCAAGGTGAACATTATCAACCACCACTAATAGTCACTTTGACTACTTTTTTGACCACCACTTGTGGATTCTCACTTTTGCAACGACcactttaattattatatttaaatttattagtaaattattttattatttaaatagtatttttcataaacaatgtaattttaaaaaatttataaattgtaaCTATCATTATTTTATctgttaataattatttttaaaatttattaaggtggaaattgatttaaaactgaaaaataacattcaaatataaaattctaaACTGAAACATAAAATTTGGTTTTAGTTTTTACGAATTTCAAAAC
The genomic region above belongs to Cicer arietinum cultivar CDC Frontier isolate Library 1 chromosome 4, Cicar.CDCFrontier_v2.0, whole genome shotgun sequence and contains:
- the LOC101505982 gene encoding uncharacterized protein LOC101505982, which codes for MATAWLQLQRVLRNGGVNSISTLPPSSNYFSSRSFSKSTPYVVKVGIPEFLTGIGNGVESHVAKLDSEIGDFQKLLETRTLKLKKLGIPCKHRKLILKYAHKFRLGLWRPREPIKA